One segment of Bradyrhizobium sp. CB2312 DNA contains the following:
- a CDS encoding transglutaminase family protein: MARSAEDHAIMLGGAMGIIFEIKHTTTYNYARPVTFGPHRAMFLPRRGAGGRLLSWSAGTNLRSRIRWISDSLSNNIAEIEIEEPGSELIFTFQFRGIHFGAKDVKQFVLERRAERMPVQYTPDEWNDLVGFMRPHTEDPDLALAEWARSFVVNGKTIGALEQMLDAFRDGFNYQAREAEGTLAPAQTLHARSGTCRDYAWLMIEALRRLGFAARFVSGYIYDAALDGGEIGMAGSGATHAWVQVFLPGAGWMNYDPTNHINAGFDLIPVALARHPAQAVPLAGAWLGSSEDYLGMSVRVEVHKLGDVADQSEG; this comes from the coding sequence ATGGCGCGTTCGGCCGAGGATCATGCGATCATGCTCGGAGGCGCAATGGGCATTATCTTCGAGATCAAGCACACCACGACCTACAACTATGCCAGGCCGGTGACGTTTGGCCCGCATCGCGCAATGTTCCTGCCGCGGCGCGGAGCGGGCGGGCGCTTGCTAAGCTGGTCCGCAGGCACCAATCTTCGCTCGCGGATCCGGTGGATTAGCGACAGCCTTTCAAACAACATAGCGGAGATCGAGATCGAGGAGCCCGGCAGCGAGTTGATCTTCACGTTTCAGTTTCGGGGCATTCATTTCGGGGCCAAGGACGTGAAGCAGTTCGTGCTGGAGCGGCGGGCCGAGAGAATGCCCGTGCAGTACACGCCGGACGAATGGAACGACCTCGTCGGCTTCATGCGCCCGCACACCGAGGATCCTGACCTTGCCCTCGCAGAGTGGGCCAGGAGCTTTGTCGTCAACGGCAAGACGATCGGTGCTCTGGAGCAGATGCTCGACGCTTTCCGCGACGGATTCAACTACCAGGCACGGGAGGCGGAGGGGACCCTTGCGCCCGCGCAAACCTTGCACGCGAGGTCGGGAACGTGCAGGGACTATGCGTGGCTCATGATCGAGGCCTTGCGCCGGCTCGGCTTCGCGGCCCGCTTTGTCAGCGGTTACATCTATGATGCGGCGCTCGATGGGGGCGAGATCGGGATGGCCGGTTCGGGCGCCACCCATGCGTGGGTGCAGGTGTTCCTGCCCGGCGCCGGTTGGATGAACTACGATCCGACCAATCACATCAACGCCGGATTCGATCTCATTCCTGTCGCGCTCGCGCGGCACCCCGCTCAGGCCGTGCCTCTTGCGGGGGCATGGTTGGGAAGCTCCGAGGACTACCTCGGCATGTCCGTGCGCGTCGAAGTCCACAAACTGGGTGACGTTGCTGATCAGTCCGAGGGGTAG
- a CDS encoding DNA-3-methyladenine glycosylase I: MTSFKTIRARAEKRKGGPKALDKLMPDKPDVKGLAKLGDDRILAEMTKRVFCAGFAWSVIDSKWDGFEEAFLHFAPAKLSFQPEDYWEGLLRDARIVRNGAKIMSVRDNAAFVQEIAKEHGSFGKFLAKWPPSNEVGLLDLLTKRGSRLGGNTGQMLLRFVGWDGFVTSKDVVACLRDAGLDIAEEVKSKGDLAKVQAQFNAWAEETGLPYTYLSRICALSVGENRSEH, encoded by the coding sequence ATGACCTCCTTCAAGACCATTCGCGCCCGCGCGGAAAAGCGCAAGGGCGGGCCCAAGGCGCTGGACAAGCTGATGCCCGACAAGCCCGACGTGAAGGGCCTCGCAAAGCTCGGCGACGACCGTATCCTCGCCGAGATGACAAAACGGGTGTTTTGCGCCGGCTTTGCCTGGAGCGTGATCGATTCGAAATGGGACGGCTTTGAAGAAGCCTTCCTGCACTTTGCGCCGGCCAAGCTCAGCTTCCAGCCCGAGGATTACTGGGAGGGCCTGCTGCGTGACGCGCGCATCGTGCGCAACGGCGCCAAGATCATGTCGGTGCGCGACAACGCCGCCTTCGTGCAGGAGATTGCGAAGGAGCACGGCAGCTTCGGCAAGTTTCTCGCGAAGTGGCCGCCCTCGAACGAGGTCGGCCTGCTCGATCTCCTGACCAAGCGCGGCAGCCGGCTCGGCGGCAACACCGGCCAGATGCTGCTGCGCTTCGTCGGCTGGGATGGCTTCGTGACGTCAAAGGACGTCGTCGCCTGCCTGCGCGATGCCGGGCTCGACATCGCCGAAGAGGTGAAGTCGAAAGGCGATCTCGCCAAGGTGCAGGCGCAGTTCAACGCCTGGGCCGAGGAGACCGGCCTGCCCTACACCTATCTGTCACGTATCTGCGCGCTGTCGGTCGGCGAGAACCGCAGCGAGCACTAG
- a CDS encoding transcriptional regulator: protein MSKTDSAPFSYEGLDRVIHEKARLGLLTSLMAHPKGLAFADLKQLCGLTDGNLSRHLAVLQEAGLVEVTKGYEGNRPHTTCRLTKAGRRRFLDYLAVLERLVRDAAKAAGREAPPLGRLGIVST, encoded by the coding sequence ATGTCGAAGACTGACAGTGCGCCCTTCTCCTATGAAGGGCTCGATCGCGTAATCCATGAGAAGGCGAGGCTCGGGCTTCTGACCTCGCTGATGGCACACCCCAAGGGACTGGCGTTTGCCGATCTCAAGCAGCTTTGCGGCCTCACCGACGGCAATCTCAGCCGGCATCTCGCCGTGCTCCAGGAGGCCGGGCTCGTCGAGGTGACCAAGGGCTATGAGGGCAATCGCCCGCACACCACCTGCCGCCTGACCAAGGCCGGCCGCCGCCGTTTCCTCGACTATCTCGCCGTGCTCGAGCGCCTGGTGCGCGACGCCGCCAAGGCCGCGGGCCGCGAGGCGCCGCCGCTCGGCCGCCTCGGCATCGTCTCGACCTGA
- a CDS encoding diguanylate cyclase, which yields MARSRKIVDVADSYAVRLMQHLVVPTFVIDPKRRVVIWNRACERLTGVAAAEVIGTTKHWQAFYETRRPCLADLIALDRPEQLPQYYSEYAARGHNGLGFSAENWCVMPKLGSQLYLAIDAGPIHDEAGHLIAVVETLRDLTDQKRAETALKELATKDGLTGLSNRRAFDQMLMTEWARAQQTQKPMALLFVDVDHFKLFNDRHGHQTGDECLRAIAAVVSRHAVRPLDLASRYGGEEFALILPDMDGEAACTVAEDIRTAVMALAIAHGADGAGDHVTLSVGVASHIPGEADGGPDRLLGAADEALYAAKRLGRNRVIGADRLLAEFAGLRRAGVPVPAPIRRKTA from the coding sequence ATGGCAAGATCGCGCAAGATCGTCGATGTCGCCGACTCCTATGCCGTGCGGCTGATGCAGCACCTGGTGGTGCCGACCTTCGTGATCGACCCGAAGCGCCGCGTCGTGATCTGGAATCGCGCCTGCGAGCGCCTGACCGGCGTCGCCGCCGCCGAGGTGATCGGCACAACAAAGCACTGGCAGGCGTTCTACGAGACCAGGCGGCCCTGCCTTGCCGACCTCATCGCGCTCGACCGTCCCGAGCAGCTGCCGCAGTATTATTCGGAATATGCCGCGCGCGGCCATAACGGGCTCGGCTTCTCCGCGGAGAACTGGTGCGTGATGCCCAAGCTCGGCAGCCAGCTCTATCTCGCCATCGACGCCGGCCCGATCCATGACGAGGCCGGCCATCTGATCGCGGTGGTGGAGACGCTGCGCGACCTCACCGACCAGAAGCGCGCCGAGACGGCGCTGAAGGAGCTCGCCACCAAGGACGGGCTGACCGGCCTGTCGAACCGCCGCGCCTTCGACCAGATGCTGATGACGGAATGGGCCCGCGCCCAGCAAACGCAGAAGCCGATGGCGCTGCTGTTCGTCGACGTCGATCATTTCAAGCTGTTCAACGACCGCCACGGCCACCAGACCGGCGACGAATGCCTGCGCGCGATCGCCGCGGTCGTCAGCCGGCATGCCGTGCGCCCGCTCGATCTCGCCAGCCGTTATGGCGGGGAGGAGTTCGCGCTGATCCTGCCGGACATGGATGGCGAGGCCGCCTGCACTGTTGCGGAGGACATCCGCACCGCCGTGATGGCCTTGGCGATCGCCCATGGCGCCGATGGCGCCGGCGACCACGTCACCCTCAGCGTCGGCGTCGCCAGCCACATTCCGGGCGAAGCCGACGGCGGCCCGGACCGGCTGCTGGGTGCCGCCGACGAGGCGCTCTATGCGGCCAAACGGCTCGGCCGCAACCGCGTCATCGGCGCCGACCGCCTGCTCGCCGAATTCGCCGGGCTCCGCCGCGCGGGCGTGCCAGTTCCGGCCCCGATCCGGCGCAAAACGGCCTGA
- a CDS encoding metallophosphoesterase family protein: MRCLVVADLHYSLPQLDWLVSAAPQFDLVIFAGDALDIGSMVDFRAQIVVVKKYLALLARQTRVILCSGNHDLDERDALGEKISRWISDVRELGIACDGDSLTIGGTLFTVCPWWDGPLVRQRIADQLRDAAAERRRRWIWAHHAPPANSPTSWGGKRFFGDVELVQWIMQYQPSMVISGHVHQSPFVTDGSWFDRLGQTWVFNAGLQPGRPPTHIVLDLDADKAFWLAAGEAQWIDLNAPLKRPANSIEEPPDWLTFLDRIADPSLARPRAAAG; the protein is encoded by the coding sequence ATGCGCTGCCTGGTCGTGGCCGACCTGCACTACTCGCTGCCGCAGCTCGACTGGCTGGTCAGCGCGGCGCCGCAATTCGATCTCGTGATCTTCGCCGGCGATGCGCTCGACATCGGCTCGATGGTGGATTTCCGCGCGCAGATCGTGGTGGTGAAGAAATACCTCGCGCTGCTCGCGCGCCAGACCCGCGTCATCCTCTGCTCCGGCAATCACGATCTCGACGAGCGCGACGCGCTAGGTGAGAAGATCTCGCGCTGGATATCCGACGTGCGCGAGCTCGGGATTGCCTGCGACGGCGACAGCCTCACCATCGGCGGCACCCTGTTCACGGTGTGCCCGTGGTGGGACGGACCGCTGGTCAGGCAGCGCATCGCCGACCAGCTGCGCGACGCGGCCGCCGAACGCCGGCGGCGCTGGATCTGGGCCCATCATGCGCCGCCGGCGAATTCACCGACGAGCTGGGGCGGCAAGCGCTTCTTCGGCGATGTCGAGCTGGTGCAATGGATCATGCAGTATCAGCCCTCGATGGTGATCTCGGGCCACGTGCACCAGTCGCCCTTCGTCACCGATGGCTCGTGGTTCGACCGGCTGGGCCAAACCTGGGTGTTCAACGCCGGCCTGCAGCCGGGCCGGCCGCCAACGCATATCGTGCTGGACCTCGATGCGGACAAGGCATTCTGGCTGGCGGCGGGCGAGGCGCAGTGGATCGACCTCAACGCGCCGCTGAAGCGGCCAGCCAACTCGATCGAGGAGCCGCCGGACTGGCTCACATTCTTGGATCGGATTGCCGATCCGAGCCTGGCGAGACCTCGAGCGGCGGCAGGTTGA
- a CDS encoding GNAT family N-acetyltransferase, protein MSQLFPGAVIEPIELAEAKGMVCIRIASASDVESLSVYFTGLSTTSRNKRFMGARADLTVVAAECVPKAACPDHFTLLAELRQDGQGTIIGEARYAYDSAARHGEFAISVADAFQRRGLGLQIMTAMETRAGDLGHEMIAAETARANAEMRGLAKKAGFADTGLGDWQSIHFAKRLSR, encoded by the coding sequence ATGTCACAGCTGTTTCCGGGAGCCGTCATCGAGCCGATCGAGTTGGCCGAAGCGAAGGGCATGGTCTGCATCAGGATCGCGAGTGCATCGGATGTGGAGAGCCTGTCGGTCTATTTCACCGGTCTCTCCACCACGTCGCGCAACAAGCGGTTCATGGGCGCGCGGGCCGACCTTACCGTGGTCGCGGCCGAATGCGTGCCCAAGGCCGCTTGTCCCGATCATTTCACCTTGCTCGCCGAGCTCAGGCAGGACGGGCAGGGCACGATCATCGGCGAAGCGCGCTACGCCTATGATTCGGCTGCGCGGCATGGCGAGTTCGCCATCTCGGTCGCCGACGCGTTTCAGCGCAGAGGCCTCGGCCTTCAGATCATGACGGCGATGGAAACGCGGGCTGGTGATCTCGGCCACGAGATGATCGCGGCCGAGACCGCGCGGGCCAACGCCGAAATGCGCGGCCTTGCGAAGAAAGCAGGTTTTGCGGACACCGGCCTCGGCGACTGGCAGTCCATCCACTTCGCCAAGCGCCTGTCGCGATAG
- a CDS encoding cyclic nucleotide-binding domain-containing protein, which produces MRAVLDYCTGGTERQVVAGTHLVTEGGASGHLYVLMQGKLEVLKGETVVATVTEPGAVLGEMSVLLGLPHTATVRACSHAVVYEFEDAASFLKQTPEVALLIAKMLAQRLNVANTYLADLKRQYADHGTHLAMVGEVLQSMINLPPLEVSPGSDRQSDPRM; this is translated from the coding sequence ATGCGCGCAGTTCTGGATTATTGCACCGGTGGGACCGAGCGGCAGGTCGTGGCCGGCACGCACCTTGTGACCGAGGGCGGCGCCTCCGGCCATCTCTATGTGCTGATGCAGGGCAAGCTCGAGGTGCTCAAGGGCGAGACGGTGGTTGCCACCGTCACTGAACCCGGCGCGGTGCTCGGCGAGATGTCCGTGCTGCTCGGCCTGCCGCATACCGCGACGGTGCGGGCCTGCTCCCACGCGGTGGTCTACGAGTTCGAGGATGCCGCCTCGTTCCTGAAGCAGACGCCCGAGGTGGCGCTGCTGATCGCAAAGATGCTGGCGCAGCGGCTCAACGTCGCCAACACTTATCTCGCCGATCTCAAGCGGCAATATGCCGACCACGGCACCCATCTCGCCATGGTCGGCGAGGTGCTCCAGAGCATGATCAACCTGCCGCCGCTCGAGGTCTCGCCAGGCTCGGATCGGCAATCCGATCCAAGAATGTGA
- a CDS encoding di-trans,poly-cis-decaprenylcistransferase: MQSDLTSREKLHVGIIMDGNGRWATRRGLSRVRGHEAGVETIRRIVEAAPKQGIGTLTLYAFSTDNWRRPKPEVAALMTLLRFYLANEVQSLVRNGVRLTVIGRRDRLPDGIASAIARAENATAHGTTLHLRIAVDYSARDAILNAAAKAAALTSLTREAFSQLVTGEAGLRDVDLIIRTSGEKRLSDFLLWEGAYAELHFTERMWPEFDADDLAAALASFHGRERRFGGLQAIMPEEVPSLSRV, translated from the coding sequence ATGCAAAGTGACCTTACGTCTCGCGAGAAGCTCCACGTCGGCATCATCATGGACGGCAACGGCCGATGGGCGACGCGGCGCGGCCTGTCGCGCGTACGCGGCCATGAGGCCGGCGTCGAGACCATCCGCCGCATCGTCGAGGCCGCGCCCAAGCAGGGCATCGGCACGCTGACCCTCTACGCCTTCTCTACCGACAATTGGAGAAGGCCCAAGCCCGAAGTCGCCGCGCTGATGACCTTGCTGCGCTTCTATCTCGCCAACGAGGTGCAGAGCCTCGTCAGGAACGGCGTGCGCCTCACCGTGATCGGCCGCCGCGACCGTCTGCCCGACGGCATCGCGAGCGCGATCGCGCGCGCCGAGAACGCAACCGCCCACGGGACCACGCTTCACTTGCGCATCGCGGTCGACTATTCCGCGCGCGATGCCATCCTCAACGCTGCCGCGAAGGCGGCGGCGCTGACGAGTCTTACCCGCGAAGCCTTCTCGCAGCTCGTCACTGGCGAAGCCGGTCTTCGCGACGTCGATCTCATCATCCGCACCTCCGGCGAGAAGCGGCTGTCGGACTTCCTGCTGTGGGAAGGCGCCTATGCCGAGCTGCACTTCACCGAGCGGATGTGGCCCGAATTCGACGCCGACGATCTCGCCGCGGCGCTGGCCTCCTTCCATGGCCGCGAGCGCCGCTTCGGCGGCCTCCAGGCCATCATGCCGGAGGAAGTGCCCTCGCTCTCTCGGGTGTGA
- a CDS encoding branched-chain amino acid ABC transporter permease has protein sequence MMLLSGDPPRSRALTLILVVVILALAATPFLFPGAKALNVAAKICVFAALVASYDLLLGYTGSVSFAHTMFYGIGSYAIAIALYGMGPNWAAVATGIVTGLPLAALLALAIGLFSLRVAAIFFAMITLAVASAFQVLASQLSWLTGGEDGRSFQLPELLRPGTVLISKNLFGFEVNGRILTFYLVFAISALMILALLRVVNSPFGRVLQAIRENRFRAEALGFRTVFHLTYANCLAALVAAGAGILNALWLRYAGPDTSLSFSIMLDILLMVVIGGMGTIYGAIIGATIFILAQNYLQSLMGVASKAASEAGLPLLPGLLHPDRWLLWLGLLFIASVYFFPTGVVGRLRSGGSDKSTGASH, from the coding sequence ATGATGCTTCTTTCCGGTGATCCGCCGCGCAGCCGCGCGCTCACGCTCATTCTCGTTGTCGTCATCCTGGCGCTGGCGGCGACGCCGTTCCTGTTTCCGGGCGCCAAGGCGCTGAACGTTGCGGCAAAAATCTGCGTCTTCGCCGCGCTGGTGGCGTCCTACGATCTGCTGCTCGGCTATACCGGCTCGGTGTCGTTCGCCCACACCATGTTCTACGGCATCGGCAGCTACGCCATTGCGATCGCGCTATACGGCATGGGCCCGAACTGGGCTGCGGTCGCCACCGGCATCGTCACCGGCCTGCCGCTGGCGGCGCTACTCGCGCTTGCGATCGGCCTGTTCTCGCTGCGGGTTGCCGCGATCTTCTTTGCCATGATCACGCTCGCGGTCGCCTCCGCCTTCCAGGTGCTGGCCTCGCAGCTGTCCTGGCTGACCGGCGGCGAGGACGGCCGCAGCTTCCAGCTGCCGGAGCTGCTGCGTCCCGGCACGGTGCTGATCTCGAAAAACCTGTTCGGCTTCGAGGTTAACGGCCGCATCCTGACTTTCTATCTGGTGTTCGCGATCTCGGCGCTGATGATCCTGGCGCTGCTACGCGTGGTGAACTCGCCGTTCGGCCGCGTGCTGCAGGCGATCCGCGAGAACCGTTTTCGCGCCGAGGCGCTCGGCTTCCGCACCGTCTTCCACCTCACTTATGCCAACTGCCTCGCCGCGCTCGTCGCCGCCGGCGCCGGCATTCTGAACGCGCTGTGGCTGCGCTATGCCGGCCCCGACACCTCGCTCAGCTTCTCGATCATGCTGGACATCCTGCTGATGGTCGTGATCGGCGGCATGGGCACGATCTACGGCGCGATCATCGGCGCCACGATCTTCATCCTTGCGCAGAACTATCTGCAATCGCTGATGGGCGTTGCCTCCAAGGCAGCGAGCGAAGCCGGCCTGCCGCTGCTGCCGGGGCTGCTGCATCCGGACCGCTGGCTGCTGTGGCTCGGGCTGCTGTTCATCGCCAGCGTCTATTTCTTCCCGACCGGCGTGGTCGGACGTCTCCGCAGTGGCGGCAGCGACAAGAGCACGGGCGCCTCGCATTAA
- a CDS encoding Spy/CpxP family protein refolding chaperone, whose amino-acid sequence MMKIVVIGTAALLIAVPSIARAQTPSPATPEKLNAVDRSTLMDMRIDLTKAALQLTPEQEKLWPPVESAIRARAEDRKARVAKISETVGRRADQNAVETMRNRDPIAFLQRRSEALAQRSADLDKLAEAWQPLYKTLNPEQRQRMGALAVLVLHDMSDVVERRRAQAEDDD is encoded by the coding sequence ATGATGAAGATAGTAGTGATCGGAACAGCCGCGCTCCTTATTGCCGTACCGTCGATTGCCCGAGCGCAAACTCCCTCACCTGCGACGCCAGAGAAGCTCAACGCAGTGGACCGGAGTACATTGATGGACATGCGGATCGATTTGACCAAGGCCGCATTGCAACTGACACCCGAGCAGGAAAAGCTCTGGCCGCCTGTCGAGAGCGCCATTCGTGCCAGGGCGGAAGATCGGAAGGCCCGTGTTGCAAAAATCTCGGAAACAGTGGGTAGACGGGCCGACCAAAATGCCGTCGAAACCATGCGCAATCGCGATCCTATCGCCTTCTTGCAACGACGCTCGGAGGCCTTGGCTCAACGATCAGCCGATCTGGATAAACTCGCCGAGGCGTGGCAGCCACTCTACAAGACCCTCAATCCTGAACAGAGGCAGCGCATGGGGGCCCTCGCGGTCCTTGTGCTTCACGACATGAGCGATGTCGTGGAGCGACGTCGTGCGCAAGCCGAGGATGATGATTGA
- a CDS encoding EAL domain-containing protein: MRQVFTGMATGMTLAARSGWEAAVRRGPVLWLTLCGVLLVAGIFAVTAMAVDEFRERTLVNRERELENTVKLIARHFDQQFEDSDVVAADLIGQMNLPEINSAAMFRERMSGPAANQMLRSKISSVSYLGDIAIYDADGELINWSRSQPLPKINVSSRAYFQTFKSDPMSEPVILESVRSFIIGKWTTIVARRLHGTDGTFFGAMVRRIDPDTYQSYFASVALAEGTAISLFDREGKMLARYPHVEELIGRSFKTAPLMQKVLTRGGQQTLRVRSPFDGEERLGSAASLNHFPLVIVATNTMSAALADWRQQTGFMVTTATLSAAVIAMILYLIIRQINRQNRDAQARIEAERQRLDTALNNMSQGLILYDANGYIVICNRRYADMFGLSHDVIKPGCHILEAMRHRKERGAFDGDVEAFCADVMRVVAEGTVSTRTHHLPNGRAFQVINTPLAQGGWVATIEEITERRNLEQERDRNYTFLREIIDHIPSQITVKDARTRQYLLVNRTAEEQFGRSREAIVGRTPFDVYPEETARLVTEDDSEALQGADTGLFKDEHPWPSQTKGMRHITSTRISIRDESGEPRYLISVVEDVTERRRAHDKIAHMAHYDALTDLPNRTLFREQIERELAKVADGCQFALLYIDVDEFKGINDSLGHHVGDELLKAIATRLRGCLKKGDLIARLGGDEFAVIQTGIQSSADVLSFVTRIYEAIRQPYHCLGHQLSTDASIGIALAPQDGADLDQLIKNADLAMYGAKAEGRRTHRFFEPEMDASAKARLAMEQDLRWALVNGGFEIHYQPLVDLRSGEVSGCEALLRWRHPERGMVSPAEFIPVAEDTGLINELGDWVLRTACNEAATWPAHVRVAVNVSPVQLKCDTLALRIAGALAASGLDPGRLELEITEAVLIRDDEAALSILHQLRAIGVRIALDDFGTGYSSLSYLKRFPFDKIKIDRCFVADIAETSGAPVIVQAVVNIAAASSMTTVAEGVETEAQREMLRNLGCTEMQGYLFSAPKPAADVRKLFGPGDAAPVAAVA, from the coding sequence ATGCGCCAGGTCTTTACAGGGATGGCAACCGGAATGACCCTAGCCGCTCGAAGCGGCTGGGAGGCAGCGGTTCGGCGCGGACCGGTGCTGTGGCTGACCCTGTGCGGCGTATTGCTGGTCGCGGGGATCTTCGCCGTGACGGCCATGGCCGTCGACGAATTCCGCGAGCGGACCCTCGTCAACCGCGAACGCGAGCTGGAAAACACCGTGAAGCTGATCGCGCGTCACTTCGATCAGCAGTTTGAAGATTCCGACGTCGTCGCCGCCGATCTGATCGGGCAGATGAACCTGCCGGAGATCAACTCGGCCGCCATGTTCCGCGAGCGCATGTCGGGACCGGCCGCAAACCAGATGCTGCGCAGCAAGATCAGCTCGGTCTCCTATCTCGGCGACATCGCGATCTACGACGCCGACGGCGAGCTGATCAACTGGTCGCGGAGCCAGCCGCTGCCCAAGATCAACGTCTCCTCGCGCGCCTATTTCCAGACCTTCAAGTCGGATCCGATGTCCGAGCCGGTCATCCTGGAATCGGTCCGCAGCTTCATCATCGGCAAATGGACCACGATCGTCGCCCGCCGGCTGCACGGCACCGACGGCACCTTCTTCGGCGCGATGGTCCGCCGCATCGATCCGGACACCTACCAGAGCTATTTCGCATCCGTCGCACTTGCCGAGGGCACGGCGATCTCGCTGTTCGACCGCGAAGGCAAGATGCTGGCGCGCTATCCGCATGTCGAGGAACTGATCGGCAGGAGCTTCAAGACGGCACCGCTGATGCAGAAGGTGCTGACCAGGGGCGGCCAGCAAACGCTTCGCGTCAGGAGTCCTTTCGACGGCGAGGAGCGGCTCGGCTCGGCCGCCTCGTTGAACCATTTTCCGCTGGTCATCGTCGCAACCAACACCATGAGCGCTGCGCTGGCCGACTGGCGGCAGCAGACCGGCTTCATGGTCACGACCGCGACGCTCTCGGCCGCAGTGATCGCGATGATCCTCTATCTGATCATCCGCCAGATCAACCGGCAGAATCGCGACGCACAGGCGCGGATCGAGGCGGAGCGGCAGCGGCTCGACACCGCCCTGAACAACATGTCGCAAGGACTGATCCTGTACGACGCGAACGGCTACATCGTCATCTGCAACCGCCGCTATGCCGACATGTTCGGCCTCTCTCACGACGTCATCAAGCCCGGCTGCCACATCCTCGAGGCGATGCGTCACCGCAAGGAGCGCGGCGCGTTCGATGGCGACGTCGAGGCGTTCTGCGCCGACGTGATGCGGGTCGTGGCCGAAGGCACGGTCTCCACGCGAACCCATCATTTGCCGAACGGCCGCGCCTTCCAGGTCATCAACACCCCGCTCGCGCAGGGTGGATGGGTCGCCACCATCGAGGAAATCACCGAGCGGCGCAATCTGGAGCAGGAGCGCGACCGCAACTACACGTTCCTGCGCGAGATCATCGACCATATCCCCTCGCAGATCACGGTGAAGGACGCCCGGACGCGGCAATATCTGCTGGTCAACCGAACCGCCGAGGAGCAGTTCGGCCGATCGCGCGAAGCCATCGTCGGCAGGACTCCCTTCGACGTCTACCCGGAGGAGACGGCGAGGCTCGTCACCGAGGACGACAGCGAGGCGCTGCAAGGCGCCGACACCGGATTGTTCAAGGACGAGCATCCCTGGCCGAGCCAGACCAAGGGGATGCGCCATATCACATCGACGCGGATCAGCATCCGCGACGAGTCCGGCGAGCCGCGTTACCTCATCAGCGTGGTCGAGGACGTCACCGAGCGGCGGCGCGCCCACGACAAGATCGCGCATATGGCGCATTACGATGCGCTGACCGACCTGCCGAACCGCACGCTGTTCCGCGAGCAGATCGAACGCGAGCTGGCCAAGGTCGCGGATGGCTGCCAGTTCGCGCTGCTCTATATCGACGTCGACGAATTCAAGGGCATCAACGATTCGCTCGGCCATCATGTCGGCGACGAGCTGCTCAAGGCGATCGCGACCCGCCTGCGCGGCTGTCTCAAGAAGGGCGACCTGATCGCGCGGCTCGGCGGCGACGAATTCGCGGTGATCCAGACCGGAATCCAGTCCTCTGCCGACGTGCTGTCCTTCGTGACGCGGATCTACGAGGCGATCCGGCAGCCGTATCACTGCCTCGGCCATCAGCTCTCCACCGATGCCAGCATCGGAATCGCGCTGGCGCCGCAGGACGGGGCCGATCTCGACCAGCTCATCAAGAACGCCGACCTTGCGATGTACGGCGCCAAGGCCGAGGGTCGCCGCACCCACCGCTTCTTCGAGCCGGAGATGGACGCGAGCGCCAAGGCGCGCCTCGCCATGGAGCAGGATCTGCGCTGGGCGCTGGTCAATGGCGGCTTCGAGATCCACTACCAGCCGCTGGTCGATCTGCGCTCGGGCGAGGTCTCGGGCTGCGAGGCGCTGCTGCGCTGGCGTCATCCCGAGCGCGGCATGGTCTCGCCGGCGGAGTTCATTCCGGTGGCCGAGGACACCGGCCTCATCAACGAGCTCGGCGACTGGGTGCTGCGCACCGCCTGCAACGAGGCCGCGACCTGGCCGGCGCATGTGCGCGTCGCGGTCAACGTCTCGCCGGTGCAGCTCAAATGCGACACGCTGGCGCTGCGGATCGCCGGCGCGCTCGCCGCTTCGGGGCTGGACCCAGGCCGGCTCGAGCTCGAGATCACCGAGGCCGTGCTGATCCGCGACGACGAGGCCGCGCTCTCGATCCTGCACCAGCTGCGCGCGATCGGCGTGCGCATCGCGCTCGACGATTTCGGCACCGGCTATTCCTCGCTGAGCTATCTGAAGCGCTTTCCGTTCGACAAGATCAAGATCGACCGCTGCTTCGTCGCCGACATCGCGGAGACCAGCGGCGCGCCCGTCATCGTGCAAGCGGTGGTGAACATCGCCGCCGCCAGCAGCATGACCACGGTCGCCGAGGGCGTCGAGACCGAGGCGCAGCGCGAGATGCTGCGTAACCTCGGCTGCACGGAGATGCAGGGCTATCTGTTCAGCGCGCCGAAGCCGGCCGCTGACGTGCGCAAGCTGTTCGGCCCGGGCGATGCCGCGCCCGTGGCGGCGGTGGCCTGA